The following are encoded in a window of Impatiens glandulifera chromosome 5, dImpGla2.1, whole genome shotgun sequence genomic DNA:
- the LOC124940032 gene encoding mannan endo-1,4-beta-mannosidase 2-like, which produces MFLKMLEGNRRMIYPVIGFASCIALLFLSFGDIWVNNVDKRELESLSFVKRNGTHFTVDDKIFYVSGWNSYWLMDQAVEESSRPRVNEVLQIGAKMGLSVCRTWAFNDGTYNALQISHGQFDERVFKALDHVIAEARRQRIRLLLSLVNNLQAFGGKAQYVKWAYEEGVSMNSTNDSFFFNPSIRHYFKNYIKAVLTRRNTITGIEYRNDPTIFAWELMNEPRCMSDPSGETLQDWIEEMSIFVKSIDKNHLLTVGLEGFYGSKSPKGLTMNPGPWAGELGSDFIRNSNISTIDFTTVHIYPDQWFNFKLEIEEKMEFVSKWMDSHIEDGDKELNKPVVFTEFGLSNLSKGFRESDRERLYKTVLDIVYKSALGNKSGAGAFAWQFLVRGMEKYNDDFGFVPAETSHTYQLMSNHSCKLALIQGSPTSRRVCLTML; this is translated from the exons ATGTTTCTCAAAATGTTGGAAGGAAATAGGAGGATGATATACCCAGTTATTGGATTTGCATCATGTATTGCGCTACTTTTCCTATCATTTGGGGACATATGGGTGAATAATGTTGATAAAAGAGAATTAGAAAGTTTGAGCTTTGTGAAAAGAAATGGAACTCACTTTACGGTGGATGATAAGATCTTTTATGTAAGTGGCTGGAACTCTTACTGGTTGATGGACCAAGCCGTAGAAGAATCATCCAGACCTAGAGTAAATGAGGTGCTTCAAATTGGTGCAAAGATGGGCTTATCTGTATGCAGAACTTGGGCTTTCAACGATGGTACCTACAATGCTCTCCAAATCTCCCATGGTCAATTCGATGAACGTGTCTTCAAG GCTTTGGATCATGTCATTGCCGAGGCTAGAAGGCAAAGAATCAGGCTGTTACTTTCATTAGTGAATAATTTGCAAGCATTCGGAGGAAAGGCACAGTATGTCAAGTGGGCATATGAAGAAGGTGTCAGTATGAACTCCACAAACGACTCTTTCTTTTTTAACCCTTCTATCCGTCATTATTTCAAGAACTACATCAAG GCTGTGTTGACAAGGAGGAACACAATTACAGGGATAGAGTACAGAAACGACCCTACGATATTTGCATGGGAGTTGATGAACGAGCCTCGTTGCATGTCTGACCCTTCTGGAGAAACTCTTCAGGACTGGATAGAAGAGATGTCTATCTTTGTTAAATCAATTGACAAGAACCATTTGCTTACAGTAGGGCTTGAAGGATTCTATGGTTCTAAAAGTCCCAAAGGGTTGACAATGAATCCAGGGCCATGGGCTGGTGAGCTTGGATCTGATTTCATCAGAAATTCAAATATCTCAACCATTGATTTCACCACTGTACACATCTACCCTGACCAGTG GTTTAACTTTAAGcttgaaattgaagaaaaaatggAGTTCGTCTCCAAATGGATGGATTCACACATCGAAGATGGAGATAAAGAACTAAACAAACCTGTGGTGTTCACTGAATTTGGACTTTCAAACCTTAGTAAAGGTTTTAGGGAATCTGATAGAGAGAGGCTGTACAAGACAGTTCTAGACATTGTGTATAAATCCGCACTGGGAAACAAATCCGGAGCCGGAGCTTTTGCCTGGCAATTCTTGGTTCGTGGGATGGAAAAGTATAACGATGATTTTGGTTTTGTACCTGCAGAGACTTCACACACTTATCAGTTGATGAGTAATCATTCATGTAAATTGGCGTTGATACAAGGAAGCCCAACTTCTCGTAGAGTTTGTTTGACGATGCTGTAA
- the LOC124938854 gene encoding uncharacterized protein LOC124938854: protein MEEETIHYPSPSPSSSSSSSQLLILRLMSKRRTWVCLFVTVYTILLSSSWNIIRSLLSWYDANSSPPTPPDAPFSGWPAIYASVVLGVVFGLLSMAAALAVAVPATMVTWITVLVLLTFCGKPKRQLVVDGKKLTAEITGFAFKILIKEGNVVAAICAVLGYFALFRRGGGGGAGRDENIIGASSSS, encoded by the coding sequence atggAAGAAGAAACCATCCACTACCCATCGCCATCGCCATCTagctcctcctcctcctcccaGCTCCTAATCCTGCGTCTGATGAGCAAAAGACGAACATGGGTATGTCTATTCGTAACAGTGTACACAATCTTGCTCTCTTCCTCCTGGAACATCATCCGATCGCTTCTCTCTTGGTACGACGCCAATTCATCTCCACCTACTCCTCCGGATGCCCCTTTTTCTGGCTGGCCCGCGATTTATGCCTCCGTCGTTCTCGGGGTTGTCTTTGGACTTCTATCCATGGCGGCGGCGCTGGCCGTCGCTGTCCCCGCCACGATGGTCACTTGGATCACCGTTTTGGTCTTACTTACTTTCTGTGGCAAGCCTAAACGCCAGTTGGTGGTCGATGGCAAGAAATTGACGGCTGAGATTACTGGGTTTGCTTTCAAGATCTTGATTAAGGAAGGGAATGTCGTCGCCGCTATTTGTGCCGTTTTGGGCTATTTTGCTCTCTTTAGAcgcggtggtggtggtggtgctGGAAGAGATGAAAATATTATTGGTgcttcctcctcctcctag